From Chryseobacterium salivictor, a single genomic window includes:
- a CDS encoding protein adenylyltransferase SelO — translation MNLDHITQQYLTLFPGDLSGNPMQRQTPKAVFSTVEIAGFENPELIIFNEKLAIEIGLEKMGNQTDEDFLNAKSLPSGMKTYATAYAGHQFGNWAGQLGDGRAIFAGEIKNAQGENTEIQWKGAGATPYSRHADGRAVLRSSVREYLMSEAMYHLGIPTTRALSLSVSGEQVVRDMLYDGNAAYEKGAVMTRTAPSFLRLGHFELLSAQGENQTLQQLADFAIENYFPEIHSTGPEKYAEFFKAVADRTADMIVKWYRVGFVHGVMNTDNMSILGLTIDYGPFSFLDEYDLNFTPNTTDLPGRRYAFGNQAKIAQWNLWQLANALFPLIKDEKKLEKTLNDFNTDFWIRHDEMMARKFGLDKLQQGDDELFTKAQQLMQDLEIDYTLFFKQLEAYSENVDFKIHFKEVFYSKTTEEQFEKFGEFLSLYLSRLAKNSISKTESLMIMKETNPKFILRNYLLFECINELNEGKKELLNKLLTALENPYQEIYPEFSVKRPPQYDGQTGCSTLSCSS, via the coding sequence ATGAATTTAGATCATATTACCCAACAATATTTGACGCTTTTTCCCGGCGATCTTTCCGGAAATCCCATGCAAAGGCAAACACCAAAAGCCGTATTTTCTACCGTAGAAATTGCCGGTTTTGAAAACCCTGAACTGATTATATTTAATGAAAAACTTGCAATCGAAATCGGTTTAGAAAAAATGGGAAACCAGACCGATGAAGATTTTTTAAATGCAAAATCTCTTCCGAGCGGTATGAAAACTTACGCAACAGCATACGCAGGGCATCAGTTCGGCAACTGGGCGGGACAATTAGGAGATGGCCGTGCCATTTTCGCCGGAGAGATTAAAAATGCCCAAGGTGAAAACACAGAAATACAATGGAAAGGTGCCGGTGCAACTCCGTATTCCCGGCACGCAGACGGCCGAGCCGTTCTCCGGTCTTCCGTTAGGGAATATCTAATGAGTGAGGCGATGTATCATTTGGGAATTCCGACAACACGTGCGTTATCCCTTTCTGTCAGCGGAGAACAAGTTGTTCGGGACATGTTATATGATGGGAATGCCGCTTATGAAAAAGGCGCTGTCATGACCAGAACCGCACCGAGTTTTTTAAGGCTTGGACATTTTGAACTGCTTTCTGCCCAAGGTGAAAATCAAACTTTGCAACAACTCGCCGATTTTGCAATTGAAAATTACTTCCCTGAAATCCACAGCACCGGTCCGGAAAAATATGCGGAATTCTTTAAGGCAGTTGCCGATAGAACGGCCGATATGATTGTAAAATGGTACCGCGTTGGATTTGTTCACGGAGTAATGAACACCGACAATATGTCGATTCTCGGCTTAACGATTGATTACGGTCCGTTTTCTTTTCTGGATGAGTATGATCTGAATTTTACCCCAAATACGACCGATTTACCCGGCCGCAGATACGCTTTTGGGAATCAGGCAAAAATCGCGCAATGGAATCTTTGGCAACTGGCAAATGCTTTGTTTCCTTTAATTAAAGATGAAAAGAAATTAGAAAAAACCCTGAATGATTTCAATACCGACTTTTGGATCAGGCATGATGAAATGATGGCTAGAAAATTCGGTCTCGATAAACTGCAGCAAGGTGATGACGAATTATTCACCAAAGCACAACAACTCATGCAGGATTTAGAAATTGATTATACTTTATTTTTTAAACAACTGGAAGCATACTCGGAAAATGTTGATTTTAAAATCCACTTTAAAGAGGTTTTCTATTCAAAAACAACCGAAGAGCAATTTGAAAAATTTGGAGAATTTCTCAGTCTTTATCTAAGTCGGCTGGCGAAAAATTCAATTTCAAAAACGGAGTCTTTAATGATAATGAAAGAAACAAATCCTAAATTCATTCTTAGAAATTATCTGCTTTTTGAATGCATCAATGAGCTGAATGAAGGAAAAAAAGAATTGCTGAACAAACTGCTTACTGCCTTAGAAAACCCTTACCAGGAAATCTACCCGGAGTTTTCTGTAAAACGACCGCCGCAGTATGATGGACAAACCGGTTGTTCAACCCTTTCCTGCAGTTCTTAA